Proteins from one Mucilaginibacter jinjuensis genomic window:
- a CDS encoding metal-dependent hydrolase, which produces MKITFYGHATVELETGGKKLLFDPFITPNELAKHIDINSLKPDYILLSHGHGDHIADLAAIQKNSGAKVICIAEIAGWLGNQGIADAHGMNIGGSFKFDFGRVKMVNAIHSSSMPDGSYGGNPAGFVIYTNEGKNIYFAGDTALTYDMKLLADDNIAWAILPIGDNYTMGVDDAIKAAAFVDCQNVIGVHYDTFPAIKLDKEETRAKFIKAGINIQLPEIGGSVDL; this is translated from the coding sequence ATGAAAATTACTTTTTATGGACATGCAACGGTTGAATTAGAAACCGGTGGCAAAAAACTATTGTTTGATCCGTTTATTACCCCTAATGAGCTGGCCAAACATATTGATATTAACAGCCTGAAGCCAGACTACATCTTACTAAGTCATGGCCACGGCGACCATATTGCAGATTTGGCTGCCATCCAAAAAAACAGCGGCGCCAAAGTAATTTGTATTGCCGAAATTGCAGGCTGGTTAGGAAACCAAGGCATTGCTGATGCACACGGCATGAACATTGGCGGCAGCTTTAAATTTGATTTCGGCCGTGTTAAAATGGTTAATGCCATCCACTCAAGCAGTATGCCCGATGGAAGCTACGGTGGTAACCCTGCCGGTTTTGTAATTTATACCAACGAGGGCAAAAACATTTACTTTGCCGGTGATACTGCTTTAACCTATGACATGAAGTTACTGGCCGACGATAATATCGCCTGGGCTATTTTACCAATTGGCGATAATTATACTATGGGTGTTGATGATGCCATTAAAGCCGCAGCTTTTGTAGACTGCCAAAATGTGATTGGCGTGCACTATGATACCTTCCCTGCAATAAAACTGGATAAGGAAGAAACCCGTGCTAAATTTATTAAAGCGGGTATCAACATTCAACTGCCTGAAATTGGCGGTTCTGTTGATTTATAA